In one window of Arctopsyche grandis isolate Sample6627 chromosome 6, ASM5162203v2, whole genome shotgun sequence DNA:
- the LOC143912768 gene encoding small integral membrane protein 12 — protein sequence MLVALRDRRSLLTVARVTGDLSVAQPALLITYLHVAVDSSIDYTRNMWPIILQFLRSRAPYVTLPFAVIVGFVGYNLENILSDKYTPYNKAVQEQRMDRLTEDDALKDPTNVKKLKYQENVLGKNLSPSLQEGKH from the exons ATGCTCGTTGCGCTACGCGATCGCCGGTCGCTGTTGACTGTAGCTCGTGTCACTGGCGATCTGTCAGTTGCGCAACCGGCACTATTAATTACTTATTTACACGTCGCTGTTGATTCTTCAATTGATTACACTAGAAAT ATGTGGCCGATAATTCTGCAATTTCTTAGAAGTAGAGCGCCTTATGTTACATTGCCATTTGCAGTCATCGTAGGGTTCGTCGGctataatttagaaaatattttatctgaTAAATATACTCCCTATAATA AAGCGGTACAAGAACAAAGAATGGATAGATTAACAGAAGACGATGCCCTCAAAGACCCcactaatgtaaaaaaattgaaatatcaagaaaatgtaTTAGGCAAAAACCTATCGCCTTCACTTCAAGAAGGCAAACATTAG